A DNA window from Engystomops pustulosus chromosome 6, aEngPut4.maternal, whole genome shotgun sequence contains the following coding sequences:
- the LOC140064904 gene encoding uncharacterized protein, whose protein sequence is MFRLADISGPTIGNMETHGMEASSLDLISLNPEPREKEKDKGRAKDQSGTKKTTSRKCNMCLEKLPTDYKKPVCKTCVDNLLREERTSFVDEMRSFIREEVKTSIASSITAFIPQEPPHKKQRVIESMSDYTSDSEGTKESTDMEPGPSNSASKMESRYLLASEDLEPLLKAMRDTLKIEEIEETKSIQDELFGLLKVKKRRVFPINDTLKELILEEWREPENKISISREFKSRLSFDETEAKIWNTTPKVDIQVTKMTKKTDLPFEDAIQLRDPLDRKADSLLKKTWECAMLNLKSNIATTSMARTLFHWITELEGHVRDGTPREMLLSTFSTLRAATAFIADASAEGVRISAKEGALSNSVRRSLWLRQWTGDFRSKSKLCGIPFEGEYLFGSELDTLLEKAADRKKGFPESRSNQRKQPFRDSKDRKQPYRGKGKQGRWSYPKGGRGRGFLLSASNSAPAFRKQ, encoded by the coding sequence gagcccagggaaaaggagaaggataaagggagagctaaaGATCAGTCCGGCACAAAGAAAACCACTTCCAGAAAGTGTAATATGTGCTTAGAGAAACTCCCTACGGACTATAAAAAGCCGGTCTGTAAAACCTGCGTAGATAATCTACTCAGAGAAGAGAGAACCTCATTTGTGGATGAAATGCGTAGCTTTATCAGAGAAGAAGTTAAAACATCTATAGCATCATCCATAACAGCTTTCATACCTCAGGAGCCTCCACATAAAAAACAAAGAGTTATAGAATCCATGTCAGATTATACATCAGACTCAGAAGGGACCAAGGAGTCTACGGATATGGAGCCCGGTCCCTCAAATTCAGCCAGTAAGATGGAGTCGAGATATTTGTTAGCATCCGAAGATCTGGAACCCTTATTAAAAGCTATGAGGGATACCCTCAAAATTGAGGAAATAGAAGAGACCAAATCTATTCAGGATGAATTATTCGGACTTCTTAAAGTTAAGAAGAGGCGAGTGTTTCCCATAAATGACACTCTTAAGGAACTAATACTAGAAGAATGGAGAGAACCGGAGAACAAAATCTCCATATCTAGAGAATTTAAAAGTCGTCTGTCCTTTGATGaaacagaagccaaaatttgGAACACTACCCCTAAGGTAGACATCCAGGTCACAAAAATGACCAAGAAGACGGACCTCCCGTTTGAGGATGCAATCCAGTTAAGAGATCCCCTGGATAGAAAGGCGGACAGCCTTctaaagaagacatgggagtgtgCCATGTTAAACCTAAAATCAAATATTGCCACAACATCCATGGCACGGACTCTCTTTCATTGGATTACCGAACTGGAGGGTCATGTCAGAGACGGTACTCCTAGGGAGATGCTATTGAGTACATTTTCAACATTGAGAGCAGCCACCGCCTTCATCGCAGATGCCTCAGCGGAAGGAGTTAGAATAAGTGCCAAGGAAGGGGCACTATCAAATTCAGTTAGAAGATCACTTTGGCTTCGCCAGTGGACGGGCGATTTCAGATCGAAGTCAAAATTATGTGGTATTCCATTTGAAGGGGAATACCTATTCGGTTCCGAACTTGACACGCTGTTGGAAAAAGCGGCAGACAGAAAGAAAGGGTTTCCGGAATCCAGAAGTAACCAAAGAAAGCAGCCCTTTCGAGACTCCAAGGACAGAAAACAGCCCTATAGAGGGAAAGGCAAACAGGGcaggtggagctaccctaaaggagggagaggaagaggCTTCCTTCTCAGTGCCAGCAACTCGGCCCCAGCGtttagaaaacaatga